From the genome of Fusobacterium perfoetens, one region includes:
- a CDS encoding thiamine diphosphokinase: MNNINTAFIFLNGVMDNGSSFYKELLINENNIFCADGGLKHALEMGIFPLEVWGDFDSVSKSLVEIAEKSGSKIIEFDSRKDFTDGELILSEISKRGFDKIVVLGGLGGRTDHLLTNLNLLFKFDNVFFVDEKETIFRVNKKTEIKKQKGKTISFIPMTDTVSEITLTGFEYPLDKHTLRRGDSICTSNIIKEEKATIEFSRGKLLGVIQNK; this comes from the coding sequence ATGAATAACATTAATACTGCTTTTATTTTTCTTAACGGTGTTATGGACAACGGCAGTTCTTTTTATAAAGAACTTTTAATTAATGAAAATAATATATTCTGTGCTGATGGAGGTTTAAAACATGCTCTTGAAATGGGAATTTTTCCTCTTGAAGTATGGGGTGATTTTGATTCTGTAAGTAAATCTCTTGTAGAAATAGCTGAAAAAAGTGGCAGCAAAATTATTGAATTTGACAGCAGAAAAGATTTTACTGACGGAGAACTTATTTTATCTGAAATCTCAAAAAGAGGTTTTGATAAAATTGTAGTTTTAGGAGGACTTGGAGGAAGAACAGATCATCTTCTTACAAATCTTAACTTGCTTTTTAAATTTGATAATGTTTTCTTTGTTGATGAAAAAGAAACTATTTTCAGAGTAAATAAAAAAACTGAAATAAAAAAACAAAAAGGAAAAACAATATCATTTATTCCTATGACAGATACTGTATCAGAAATAACTCTTACTGGCTTTGAATATCCTTTAGATAAACATACTCTAAGAAGAGGGGATTCAATTTGTACAAGTAATATTATCAAAGAGGAAAAAGCTACCATTGAGTTTTCAAGAGGAAAATTATTAGGAGTTATACAAAATAAATAA
- a CDS encoding branched-chain amino acid ABC transporter permease, which produces MEFLLQIINGLQIGSIYALISLGYTMVYGIAQLINFAHGDIIMVGAYISLFCIPAFTKMGLPVWLTMIPAVIVCVLLGMFTERVAYRPLRNSPRISNLITAIGVSLLLENLFMKLFTPNTRPFPKVFTQPPLTFGALHLNFGTIVTIIVTIVLSVGLQYFMKKTKYGKAMLATSEDYGAARLVGINVDHTIQLTFAIGSGLAAVAAVLYVAAYPQVQPLMGSMPGIKAFIAAVLGGIGILPGAVLGGFILGIVESLTRAYLSSQLADAFVFAILIVVLLVKPTGILGKNIREKV; this is translated from the coding sequence ATGGAATTTTTACTTCAAATTATCAACGGTTTACAAATAGGAAGCATCTATGCTCTTATTTCACTTGGGTATACCATGGTTTATGGAATTGCACAGTTAATCAACTTTGCACATGGGGATATCATAATGGTTGGAGCATACATTTCACTTTTCTGTATTCCAGCTTTTACAAAAATGGGATTACCCGTATGGCTTACAATGATACCTGCTGTCATTGTTTGTGTCCTTTTAGGAATGTTTACTGAAAGAGTTGCTTACAGACCTCTTAGAAATTCTCCAAGAATTTCTAACCTTATCACAGCCATAGGAGTAAGCTTATTACTTGAAAATCTTTTTATGAAATTATTTACGCCAAATACAAGACCATTCCCTAAGGTGTTTACACAACCTCCTCTTACTTTTGGAGCTCTTCACCTTAACTTTGGAACTATTGTTACTATCATTGTTACAATCGTTCTTTCTGTAGGTCTTCAATATTTTATGAAAAAGACTAAATATGGAAAAGCTATGTTAGCTACTAGTGAAGACTATGGTGCTGCAAGACTTGTTGGAATTAATGTAGATCATACTATTCAACTTACATTTGCTATAGGAAGTGGACTTGCTGCTGTTGCTGCCGTTCTTTATGTTGCTGCTTATCCTCAAGTTCAACCTCTTATGGGTTCTATGCCAGGAATAAAAGCTTTCATTGCTGCTGTTCTTGGAGGAATTGGAATTCTTCCAGGTGCTGTTCTTGGAGGATTTATTCTTGGAATTGTAGAAAGTCTTACAAGAGCATATCTTTCTTCTCAGCTTGCTGATGCTTTTGTTTTTGCAATACTTATTGTTGTACTTTTAGTTAAACCTACAGGTATTTTAGGTAAAAATATAAGAGAAAAGGTATAG
- a CDS encoding uracil-xanthine permease family protein: MTEITTKGKLVLGLQHVLAMFGATVLVPFLTGLNPSIALLTAGIGTLLFHLCTKGIVPVFLGSSFAFIGAIGLVLKDGGIGAVKGGVIAAGLVYVVMSRLVKIYGVEKIKSYFPPVVVGPTIVVIGLRLSPTALSMAGYSNGHFDGKSLIVSGIVVISMIVISILGKSFFRLVPILISVTLGYIVSIFMGMVDFTPIKEAGWIGLSSEAAHSLFTMPEFTLTSVLAIAPIALVVFIEHIGDITTNGAVVGKDFFANPGISRTLLGDGIATIVAGFLGGPANTTYGENTGVLAVTKVYDPAILRIAACYAICLAFIGKFGVILQTIPSPVMGGISVILFGMIASVGMRTLIEAQLDFSHSRNLIISSLILVFGIGIDNIVVWRTVSLSGLAIAAFVGIILNKIFPENM; the protein is encoded by the coding sequence ATGACAGAAATCACAACAAAAGGTAAGCTTGTACTTGGTTTACAGCATGTACTTGCTATGTTTGGAGCAACAGTTTTAGTTCCTTTTCTTACAGGACTTAATCCTTCTATTGCTCTTCTTACTGCTGGAATCGGTACTCTTCTATTCCACTTATGTACTAAAGGAATAGTACCTGTTTTCTTAGGTTCATCTTTTGCTTTCATAGGAGCTATTGGTCTTGTTTTAAAAGATGGTGGAATTGGAGCTGTTAAAGGTGGAGTTATTGCTGCAGGTCTTGTTTATGTTGTTATGAGTAGACTTGTAAAAATTTATGGTGTTGAAAAAATAAAATCATACTTCCCTCCTGTTGTAGTAGGACCTACAATAGTTGTTATAGGATTAAGACTTAGCCCAACTGCTCTTTCAATGGCTGGATATTCAAACGGACATTTTGACGGAAAAAGTTTAATAGTTTCAGGAATTGTTGTAATATCTATGATTGTTATTTCTATTCTTGGAAAATCATTTTTCAGATTAGTTCCTATTCTGATATCTGTTACTTTGGGATATATTGTTTCTATTTTTATGGGAATGGTTGATTTCACTCCTATAAAAGAAGCTGGATGGATTGGGCTTTCTTCTGAAGCTGCTCACTCTCTTTTCACTATGCCTGAATTTACTCTGACAAGTGTTCTTGCCATTGCACCTATCGCTCTTGTTGTTTTCATTGAACACATAGGAGATATTACTACAAATGGAGCTGTTGTAGGAAAAGATTTCTTTGCTAATCCTGGAATAAGCAGAACTCTTTTAGGAGATGGAATTGCAACTATAGTTGCTGGATTTTTAGGAGGTCCTGCAAATACTACATATGGTGAAAATACAGGAGTTCTTGCTGTTACAAAAGTTTATGATCCTGCTATTTTAAGAATAGCTGCATGTTATGCAATCTGCCTTGCTTTTATTGGAAAATTCGGAGTTATTCTTCAAACAATTCCATCACCTGTTATGGGAGGAATTTCTGTTATTCTTTTTGGAATGATAGCATCTGTAGGTATGAGAACTCTTATTGAAGCACAGCTTGACTTCTCTCATTCAAGAAATCTTATCATCTCATCTCTTATTCTTGTATTTGGAATAGGAATTGATAATATTGTTGTATGGAGAACTGTTTCTCTTTCTGGGCTTGCAATAGCAGCTTTTGTAGGAATTATCTTAAATAAAATTTTCCCTGAAAATATGTAA
- the brnQ gene encoding branched-chain amino acid transport system II carrier protein yields the protein MNRKKEVLILGFALFAMFFGAGNLIFPPSLGIEMGKDWLLAGIGFLLTGVGLPLLGVLAFTKVGRLEDFSVKISSRFNTLYCTALVLVIGPLFAIPRTGATTFEMGVLPSFPNTDPKMLSIITAVLFFGLTLILVIRESKITDIIGKFLTPIILVILAAIAILGITGDIGTAVDKHITSVFSKGFVSGYQTMDALASVIFGVVIVKGLEGKGITDEKEQRYFLSGSGLIAAIGLGLIYFSLMFLGAKVSGVGTFSTTSAALYLAEVTLGSAGKIAFGICVATACLTTSVGLVAISSDWFSRFTPISYKVWSVIICVFSGVVAIEGVDFIVKLSVPVLCILYPVTIILILLNIFGVSHVLVYRLATYTTLVVITLEVGASTFGITSLSNALLNIPLAKEGFVWVLPCLISIIIGSVAAPIRKAAKLKAKTEK from the coding sequence ATGAATAGGAAAAAAGAAGTTTTAATTTTAGGTTTTGCTTTATTTGCTATGTTCTTTGGTGCTGGGAACCTTATTTTCCCTCCCTCTCTTGGAATTGAAATGGGAAAAGACTGGCTTCTTGCAGGAATAGGATTTTTATTAACAGGTGTAGGACTTCCTCTTCTTGGAGTTCTTGCTTTCACAAAAGTAGGAAGACTTGAAGATTTCTCTGTAAAAATTTCTTCAAGATTTAATACTCTTTATTGTACAGCCCTTGTTCTTGTAATAGGACCTCTATTTGCTATTCCAAGAACTGGAGCAACTACTTTTGAAATGGGAGTTCTTCCTTCTTTTCCAAATACTGATCCAAAAATGCTTTCTATTATTACAGCTGTGCTTTTCTTTGGTCTTACTCTTATTCTTGTTATAAGAGAATCAAAAATAACTGATATTATTGGAAAATTTTTAACTCCTATTATTCTTGTTATTCTTGCTGCAATAGCTATACTTGGAATTACTGGAGACATTGGAACTGCAGTTGATAAACATATTACAAGTGTATTCTCAAAAGGATTTGTAAGTGGTTATCAAACAATGGATGCTCTTGCTTCTGTTATATTTGGTGTAGTCATTGTTAAAGGTCTTGAAGGAAAAGGAATAACTGATGAAAAAGAACAAAGATATTTCTTATCTGGTTCAGGTCTTATTGCAGCAATTGGTTTAGGACTTATCTATTTCAGTCTTATGTTCCTTGGAGCAAAAGTAAGTGGTGTAGGAACTTTCTCTACTACAAGTGCTGCTCTTTATCTTGCTGAAGTTACTCTTGGTTCTGCTGGAAAAATTGCTTTCGGTATCTGTGTTGCAACTGCATGTCTTACTACATCTGTAGGGCTTGTTGCTATTTCAAGTGACTGGTTCTCAAGATTTACACCTATATCTTATAAAGTATGGTCAGTTATTATCTGTGTCTTCTCTGGTGTTGTTGCAATAGAAGGAGTTGACTTTATAGTAAAACTTTCTGTTCCTGTTTTATGTATTTTATATCCTGTTACAATCATTCTTATTCTTTTAAATATATTTGGAGTAAGTCATGTTCTTGTTTACAGACTAGCAACATATACAACTCTTGTTGTAATTACACTTGAAGTTGGAGCAAGTACTTTCGGAATTACTTCTCTTTCAAATGCTCTTTTAAATATCCCTCTTGCAAAAGAAGGATTTGTATGGGTTCTTCCATGTTTAATCAGTATTATTATAGGTTCTGTAGCTGCTCCTATTAGAAAAGCTGCTAAATTAAAAGCAAAAACTGAAAAATAA
- the gmhA gene encoding D-sedoheptulose 7-phosphate isomerase — protein sequence MALIDSYKTEYQLLKDFIEKEEKEKTTEKIAEELADIFKNGNKVLICGNGGSNCDALHFAEEFTGRFRKERRALPAIALSDSSHITCVGNDYGFDYIFSKGVEAYGKEGDMFIGISTSGNSENVIKAVEKAKSLGLKTVVLLGKDGGKLKGMCDYEFIIPGETSDRIQEIHMMILHIIIEGVERIMFPENY from the coding sequence ATGGCATTAATAGATTCTTATAAAACAGAATATCAACTTTTAAAAGACTTTATAGAGAAAGAAGAAAAAGAAAAAACAACAGAAAAAATAGCTGAGGAATTAGCTGATATTTTTAAAAATGGAAATAAAGTTCTTATCTGTGGAAATGGAGGAAGTAACTGTGATGCCCTTCATTTTGCAGAAGAATTTACAGGAAGATTTAGAAAAGAAAGAAGAGCTCTTCCTGCTATAGCTCTTTCAGATTCTTCTCACATAACATGTGTTGGAAATGATTATGGATTTGATTATATATTTTCAAAAGGTGTTGAAGCTTACGGAAAAGAAGGAGATATGTTTATAGGAATCTCTACAAGTGGAAATTCTGAAAATGTTATTAAAGCTGTTGAAAAAGCCAAAAGTCTTGGACTTAAAACAGTAGTTCTTTTAGGAAAAGATGGAGGAAAACTTAAAGGTATGTGTGATTATGAATTCATTATACCTGGAGAAACTTCTGACAGAATACAGGAAATACATATGATGATTCTACATATTATAATTGAAGGTGTGGAAAGAATCATGTTCCCTGAAAACTACTAA
- a CDS encoding ABC transporter substrate-binding protein, protein MKKFNVVLLGAALLLTACGGAKETSTEADVVKIGGIGPLTGPLAIYGVTSTNGSKLAMEEINKNGGILGKQVEYIVLDEKGDSTEAVTAYNKLVDEGVVALIGDITSKPSLAVAEVAAQDNMPMITPTGTQFNITEAGPNVFRVCFTDPYQGVVLANFAKNNLNAETVAVVVNNSNDYSDGVAKAFIEQAEKLGLKVVAKEGYSDGDKDFRAQLTKILPTNPDVLVVPDYYEQVALITTQAREVGIKATFVGPDGWDGVAKTLDPSAYGAIENSYFTNHYSLQDQSEKVQNFLKAYKEAYNEEPSAFSALSYDAAYMVKAAIEKAGTTEKQAVVDALKSLDYSGVTGHLTFDEKNNPVKAVTVLKIVNGEYTFDSVVEPAK, encoded by the coding sequence ATGAAAAAATTTAATGTTGTTTTATTAGGAGCTGCTTTACTTCTTACTGCATGTGGAGGTGCAAAAGAAACTTCAACTGAAGCTGATGTTGTTAAAATCGGAGGTATCGGACCTCTAACTGGGCCTCTTGCTATTTATGGAGTTACTTCTACAAATGGATCAAAACTTGCTATGGAGGAAATCAATAAAAATGGAGGTATCCTTGGAAAACAAGTTGAATATATTGTTCTTGATGAAAAAGGAGATTCAACTGAAGCTGTTACTGCTTATAACAAACTTGTAGATGAAGGAGTTGTTGCTCTTATTGGAGATATCACTTCAAAACCATCTCTTGCTGTTGCTGAAGTTGCTGCTCAGGATAATATGCCTATGATTACTCCTACAGGAACTCAATTCAATATCACCGAAGCTGGACCAAATGTTTTCCGTGTATGTTTTACAGATCCTTATCAAGGAGTTGTTCTTGCAAACTTTGCTAAAAATAATCTTAATGCTGAAACAGTTGCTGTTGTTGTAAATAACTCAAATGATTATTCTGATGGAGTTGCAAAAGCATTTATTGAACAGGCTGAAAAACTTGGTTTAAAAGTTGTGGCTAAAGAAGGATACTCTGATGGAGATAAAGATTTCAGAGCTCAGCTTACAAAAATTCTTCCAACTAATCCTGATGTTCTTGTAGTTCCTGATTACTATGAACAAGTTGCACTTATCACAACTCAAGCAAGAGAAGTTGGAATTAAAGCTACTTTTGTAGGACCTGATGGATGGGACGGAGTTGCTAAAACTCTTGATCCTAGTGCATATGGAGCTATTGAAAATTCATACTTCACTAATCACTACTCATTACAGGATCAATCAGAAAAAGTTCAGAATTTCTTAAAAGCATATAAAGAAGCTTATAATGAAGAACCTTCTGCATTCTCTGCTCTTTCTTATGATGCTGCTTACATGGTAAAAGCTGCTATTGAAAAAGCTGGAACTACAGAAAAACAAGCTGTTGTAGATGCTTTAAAATCTCTTGACTACAGTGGTGTTACAGGACATCTTACATTTGATGAAAAGAATAATCCTGTAAAAGCTGTAACTGTTTTAAAAATAGTAAATGGTGAATACACATTTGATTCTGTTGTTGAGCCAGCTAAATAA
- a CDS encoding LysR family transcriptional regulator has translation MDLHYLKIFYEVAREKSFTKAANKLYINQSAVSIQVKKFEELLNAKLFDRSSKKIRLTYTGEALYRMAEDIFNKVQRAEKEINRIIKLGKAKIVIGATSIIGDPLLPKLMEEFSFKHGEIEYEIQMGNKAWLLKSLKEGEIDIALLDEEHIVDSNLDVLTVEKVPYVLITGRKNITLENVADYPLITRSNVPNNAKAINLLEEKYKISFDNRITVLGSLEVIKGMVRNEIANVILPYYAVYKEIKSGEFKVVEQLNEIKDGYQVVVTKDKSSLTPIIKFLNFMSEYKINS, from the coding sequence TTGGATTTACATTATCTAAAAATATTTTATGAAGTTGCAAGAGAAAAAAGCTTTACAAAAGCTGCAAATAAACTTTATATTAATCAATCAGCAGTTTCAATTCAAGTAAAAAAATTTGAAGAACTTCTGAATGCAAAACTTTTTGACAGAAGCTCAAAAAAAATAAGGCTTACTTATACAGGTGAAGCTCTTTACAGAATGGCAGAGGATATCTTTAATAAAGTTCAGAGAGCTGAAAAAGAAATAAATAGAATTATAAAACTAGGAAAAGCAAAAATTGTTATTGGAGCTACTTCTATTATAGGAGATCCTCTTCTTCCAAAACTTATGGAAGAATTCAGTTTTAAACATGGTGAAATTGAATATGAAATTCAGATGGGAAATAAAGCATGGCTTTTAAAATCTCTGAAAGAAGGAGAAATTGATATTGCTCTTCTTGATGAAGAACATATTGTAGATTCTAATCTTGATGTTTTAACTGTTGAAAAAGTTCCTTATGTCCTTATCACAGGAAGAAAAAATATCACATTGGAAAATGTTGCTGATTATCCACTTATTACAAGAAGCAATGTGCCTAACAATGCAAAAGCTATCAATCTTCTTGAAGAAAAATATAAAATTTCTTTTGACAACAGAATAACTGTTCTTGGAAGTCTTGAAGTTATTAAAGGAATGGTAAGAAATGAAATCGCTAATGTCATTCTGCCATACTATGCTGTATATAAAGAAATAAAAAGCGGAGAATTTAAAGTTGTAGAACAGCTTAATGAAATAAAAGATGGGTATCAGGTTGTAGTTACAAAAGATAAAAGCAGCCTGACACCTATAATTAAATTTTTAAACTTTATGTCAGAATACAAAATCAACAGTTAA
- a CDS encoding endonuclease/exonuclease/phosphatase family protein, whose product MKKILTIFFIFVSLTIYSSPKEKAYIGSFNALRLGESEKDYKELSNILVLLDLIGLEEVSNREGVETLVDELEKNTHEKWNYHISPYPVGTKKYKEYYAYIWKENKVKFLKSKGFYKDNGDKFIREPYGVDFKIGEFDFTFVIIHSIYGKNKSVRTAEAMNLDKVYDYFQSSDKKENDIIIGGDFNLSVRSEGFKNLLSHRDKITNCISPNMKTTIGTKGYANQYDNIFISEIYTKEYTGRSGGIDTANGNYKKTRKLISDHIPVFIEVNTSKDDD is encoded by the coding sequence ATGAAAAAAATTTTAACAATATTTTTTATATTTGTCTCATTGACTATATATAGTTCTCCAAAGGAAAAAGCATATATAGGATCTTTTAATGCTCTCCGTCTTGGAGAATCTGAAAAAGATTACAAAGAATTAAGCAATATCCTTGTACTTCTTGACCTTATAGGACTTGAAGAAGTTTCAAACAGAGAAGGTGTTGAAACTCTTGTTGATGAACTTGAAAAAAATACCCATGAAAAATGGAATTATCATATTTCTCCTTATCCTGTAGGTACTAAAAAATATAAAGAATACTATGCTTATATTTGGAAAGAAAATAAAGTAAAATTTCTTAAATCAAAAGGATTTTATAAAGATAATGGAGATAAATTTATAAGAGAGCCTTATGGTGTAGATTTTAAAATTGGTGAATTTGATTTTACCTTCGTTATTATTCATTCTATTTATGGAAAAAATAAGTCTGTAAGAACTGCAGAAGCTATGAATTTAGATAAGGTATATGATTATTTTCAAAGCTCTGATAAAAAAGAAAATGATATTATCATAGGAGGAGACTTTAATCTTTCTGTAAGAAGTGAAGGATTTAAAAATCTTCTTTCTCACAGAGATAAAATTACAAATTGCATATCTCCAAATATGAAAACTACCATAGGAACAAAAGGATATGCTAATCAATATGATAATATTTTTATATCTGAAATCTATACAAAAGAATATACAGGAAGAAGTGGAGGTATAGACACTGCTAACGGAAATTATAAAAAAACAAGAAAACTTATTTCCGATCATATTCCTGTTTTCATAGAAGTTAATACATCAAAGGACGACGATTAG
- a CDS encoding ABC transporter ATP-binding protein yields the protein MLEIKDLHVYYDNIHALKGVSLKVKEGEIVSLIGANGAGKTTTLQTISGLIQSKQGKIIFRGKDITKEKPHLICQAGIAQVPEGRRIFSRLAVKDNLKLGAFTVKDTPENLEKDRAKFYKDFPRMSERKNQMAGTLSGGEQQMLAMGRAIMSRPKLLILDEPSMGLSPLFVKEIFSVIKKLKEDGVTILLVEQNAKMALSIADYAYVIETGKITLEGPAQELLNNPDIKKAYLGA from the coding sequence ATGCTTGAAATTAAAGATTTACATGTCTATTATGATAATATCCATGCTCTAAAAGGAGTTTCTCTTAAAGTAAAAGAAGGAGAAATTGTTTCTCTTATTGGTGCAAATGGTGCAGGTAAGACAACAACTCTTCAAACTATTTCGGGACTTATTCAGTCAAAACAAGGAAAAATTATCTTCCGTGGTAAAGACATTACAAAAGAAAAACCACACTTAATCTGTCAAGCTGGAATTGCTCAAGTTCCTGAAGGAAGAAGAATTTTTTCAAGGCTTGCAGTTAAAGATAATCTTAAACTAGGAGCTTTTACTGTTAAAGACACTCCTGAAAACCTTGAGAAAGACAGAGCAAAATTCTATAAAGATTTCCCAAGAATGTCAGAAAGGAAAAATCAAATGGCAGGAACTCTTTCAGGAGGAGAACAACAAATGCTTGCTATGGGAAGAGCTATTATGAGCAGACCTAAACTTTTAATTTTAGATGAACCATCAATGGGACTTTCTCCTCTTTTTGTTAAAGAAATTTTTTCTGTCATTAAAAAATTAAAAGAAGATGGTGTTACTATCCTTCTTGTTGAACAAAATGCAAAAATGGCACTTTCTATTGCTGATTATGCCTATGTTATAGAAACAGGAAAAATTACTCTTGAAGGACCTGCTCAAGAACTTTTAAATAATCCTGATATTAAAAAAGCTTATCTTGGAGCATAA
- a CDS encoding branched-chain amino acid ABC transporter permease, with translation MDKYKKLSYTFTLILVLVLYAVLGSLIGSGIISRYQTGILIIICINIILAVSLNITVGCLGQITIGHAGFMSVGAYAAALFSKSGIIDGLPGYIVALIIGGIVAGIVGIIIGIPALRLNGDYLAIITLAFGEIIRVLIEYFKFTGGAQGLRGIPRTNSNFTIIYFVMIISVMMMFSLMTSRHGRAVLSIRDDEIASGASGVNTTYYKTFAFTVSAVFAGVAGAVYAHHLGILGAKQFDFNYSINILTIVVLGGMGSFTGSILSAIALTVLPEVLRGFSDYRMIIYSLLLILTMIFRPTGLFGRKEFQITPIIKRFFKNKEGKDEQ, from the coding sequence ATGGATAAATATAAAAAATTAAGTTACACATTTACTCTTATACTGGTTCTGGTTCTTTATGCAGTTCTTGGAAGTCTTATTGGTTCAGGAATAATTTCTAGATATCAGACTGGTATATTAATTATTATCTGTATCAATATTATTCTTGCAGTAAGTCTTAATATAACAGTTGGTTGCCTTGGACAGATTACAATAGGTCATGCTGGATTTATGTCAGTAGGTGCTTATGCTGCTGCTCTTTTTTCTAAATCTGGTATTATTGACGGACTTCCTGGATATATTGTAGCTCTTATTATTGGAGGAATTGTTGCTGGTATAGTTGGAATTATTATTGGTATTCCTGCTCTTAGACTTAATGGTGACTACCTTGCAATCATTACTCTTGCTTTTGGAGAAATCATAAGAGTTCTAATAGAATATTTTAAATTTACAGGAGGAGCTCAAGGACTTCGTGGTATTCCTCGTACAAACAGTAATTTTACAATAATTTATTTTGTAATGATTATTTCTGTTATGATGATGTTCTCACTTATGACAAGCCGTCATGGCCGTGCTGTTCTTTCTATCCGTGATGATGAAATAGCAAGTGGAGCTTCAGGAGTAAACACTACTTATTATAAAACATTTGCATTCACTGTATCAGCTGTTTTTGCAGGTGTAGCAGGAGCTGTATATGCTCATCATCTAGGAATTTTAGGAGCAAAACAATTTGACTTTAACTATTCAATCAATATTCTTACTATAGTTGTACTTGGAGGAATGGGAAGTTTCACTGGATCTATTTTATCAGCAATTGCACTTACTGTGCTTCCTGAAGTGCTTCGTGGATTCTCTGATTATCGTATGATTATTTATTCACTTTTATTAATACTTACTATGATATTCCGTCCAACTGGATTATTTGGGCGTAAAGAATTTCAAATTACACCAATTATCAAAAGATTTTTCAAAAATAAGGAGGGTAAAGATGAACAATAA
- a CDS encoding ABC transporter ATP-binding protein, translating into MNNNKVVLSAKNISITFGALKAVTDFNLEIRENELVGLIGPNGAGKTTVFNIITGVYSPTSGEYHFNGEPVTKTPTFKLVKKGLARTFQNIRLFKYMSVLDNVLVANNFNMKYGILTGIFRFPNYWKEEKKAREKALELLKIFDLDQYADTMAGNLPYGKQRKLEIARAMATNPKLLLLDEPAAGMNPTETEELMNTIRLIRDRFNIAILLIEHDMKLVLGICERLVVLDHGTTIAAGDPIEVINTPAVVTAYLGQEEE; encoded by the coding sequence ATGAACAATAATAAAGTGGTACTAAGTGCAAAAAACATCTCTATTACCTTCGGTGCATTAAAAGCTGTAACAGATTTTAATCTTGAAATAAGAGAAAATGAACTTGTTGGACTTATCGGACCAAATGGTGCTGGTAAAACAACTGTTTTCAATATTATTACAGGAGTATATTCACCTACAAGTGGAGAATATCATTTTAATGGAGAACCTGTAACAAAAACTCCAACATTTAAACTTGTAAAAAAAGGTCTTGCAAGAACTTTCCAAAATATAAGACTTTTCAAATATATGTCTGTTCTTGATAATGTTCTTGTAGCAAATAATTTCAATATGAAATATGGAATATTAACTGGTATTTTCCGTTTCCCAAATTATTGGAAAGAAGAAAAGAAAGCAAGAGAGAAAGCTCTTGAACTTCTTAAGATTTTTGATCTTGACCAATATGCAGATACTATGGCAGGAAATCTTCCTTATGGAAAACAAAGAAAGCTTGAAATAGCTCGTGCAATGGCAACAAATCCAAAACTTCTTCTGCTTGATGAACCTGCAGCTGGAATGAATCCTACTGAAACAGAAGAGCTTATGAATACTATCCGTTTAATAAGAGATCGTTTCAATATTGCAATTCTTTTAATTGAACATGATATGAAGCTTGTTCTTGGAATATGTGAAAGATTAGTTGTTCTTGATCACGGAACTACTATTGCAGCTGGAGATCCTATTGAAGTTATCAATACACCTGCAGTTGTCACTGCATATCTTGGACAGGAGGAGGAATAA